From Halotia branconii CENA392, the proteins below share one genomic window:
- a CDS encoding LysR family transcriptional regulator, whose product MRLEQLQAFLAIADTGSFQKAAQKCHVTQSTISRQIQSLEADVGVELFHRTSHAKLTLAGECLLPRVHKICQEWETATQELTDLIAGKQPELCIAAIHSLCASHLPPVLQKFCHDYPDVQLRITSLGSDRALKVLKDGLVDLAIVMNNRFLTTSREMVVEVLYDEPIEVLTAANHPLAQYDHIPWSELVRYSQVVFKDGYGMQRLVQDKFERLEATLQAALEVNTLDAFRGVVRQGELVALLPHSALIEARHDPTLAVRPLAATPDNSSLTRRVVMVTTQDRLQIPPIQHFWQLVKENIPPQFQQQRSVS is encoded by the coding sequence ATGCGACTAGAGCAGTTGCAAGCCTTTCTAGCGATCGCGGACACTGGCAGCTTCCAAAAAGCAGCCCAAAAATGTCACGTTACCCAATCGACTATCAGTCGCCAAATCCAATCATTAGAAGCCGATGTGGGGGTAGAACTCTTTCACCGAACCAGTCATGCTAAATTGACACTGGCAGGAGAATGTTTGCTACCTCGTGTCCACAAAATTTGCCAAGAGTGGGAAACTGCTACACAAGAATTAACAGATTTAATTGCTGGCAAGCAACCAGAATTGTGTATTGCCGCGATTCACTCTTTGTGTGCTTCTCACTTACCGCCAGTGTTGCAAAAATTTTGTCATGATTATCCAGATGTACAATTACGAATTACATCTTTAGGTAGCGATCGCGCCTTAAAAGTCCTCAAGGATGGATTGGTGGATTTAGCAATTGTGATGAATAATCGCTTTTTAACCACTAGCAGAGAAATGGTGGTAGAAGTCCTTTATGATGAACCGATAGAAGTTCTAACCGCAGCTAACCATCCCCTAGCCCAATATGATCATATTCCTTGGTCAGAATTAGTTCGTTATTCGCAAGTGGTTTTTAAAGATGGTTATGGAATGCAACGCTTAGTACAAGACAAGTTTGAGCGGCTGGAAGCTACACTCCAAGCAGCTTTAGAAGTAAATACTCTAGATGCTTTTCGGGGAGTGGTACGCCAAGGTGAATTAGTAGCCTTACTACCTCATTCAGCATTAATCGAAGCACGTCATGATCCCACTTTGGCGGTTCGTCCTCTAGCTGCTACACCTGATAATTCTAGCTTGACTCGTCGGGTGGTTATGGTGACAACTCAAGATCGGCTTCAGATTCCTCCTATTCAACACTTTTGGCAACTTGTAAAGGAAAATATTCCACCGCAATTTCAGCAGCAGCGATCGGTTTCCTAA
- a CDS encoding ACP S-malonyltransferase: protein MNFLIDYNLQKYAAILLGRIANDGWLDLIPIRFTFFNDIDLPTDSDDRVVWRLSQENRMILLTANRNMKGENSLEQVLRENNTIDSLPVITIGNLDRFSKEGSYRSRCADRIIDIVLNIEDYIGAGRIFIP, encoded by the coding sequence ATGAATTTTCTGATTGACTATAACCTTCAGAAGTATGCCGCTATTCTTTTGGGGAGGATTGCAAATGATGGTTGGCTTGATCTAATTCCGATTCGTTTTACATTTTTTAATGATATTGATTTGCCAACAGATAGCGATGATCGAGTTGTATGGAGGCTATCTCAGGAGAACCGAATGATTCTCCTGACTGCGAACCGGAACATGAAAGGGGAAAACTCATTGGAGCAAGTTCTTCGTGAAAATAACACGATTGATTCCTTGCCAGTCATCACTATCGGAAACCTTGACCGCTTTAGTAAAGAAGGCAGCTACCGTAGCCGATGTGCTGATCGCATTATTGATATTGTGCTTAACATTGAGGATTACATAGGAGCCGGACGTATTTTCATCCCATAA
- a CDS encoding anthranilate phosphoribosyltransferase family protein: MSNVFRELLKKVGSGNHTGENLTRAEAATATQMMLLGEATPAQIGAFLIAHRIKRPTGEELAGMLDAYDELGPKLQPVSSARPVIILGIPYDGRTRTAPIAPVTALLLAAAGQPVVMHGGDRLPTKYGLPLIDIWQKLGVDWTNLPLTKTQQVFEQTGIGFVYTPQHFPLTQAIWEYRDQLGKRPPFATMELIWCPYAGEAHIISGFVHPPTESMFQVALGLRGVTKFTFVKGLEGSCDLPRDRTAIIALSQAPQGIERLLLSPHDYGFITKNVPLGTTEELLTQIQEVLSGKPSELLQTALWNGGFYLWRSGICLDMRSGIAKAAELLTSGAVDKKLQELRQIINSADNTLFQQV, from the coding sequence ATGAGCAATGTATTCAGGGAGTTACTAAAAAAGGTAGGCAGTGGAAACCACACAGGAGAAAATTTAACTCGTGCTGAAGCTGCCACAGCTACTCAAATGATGCTGTTGGGTGAAGCAACTCCAGCCCAAATTGGGGCATTTTTAATTGCCCACCGCATTAAGCGTCCCACGGGGGAAGAGTTAGCCGGAATGCTGGATGCCTACGATGAATTAGGGCCAAAACTGCAACCAGTTTCTTCTGCGCGTCCAGTGATAATTTTAGGTATACCCTACGATGGCAGAACGCGTACTGCACCAATTGCTCCAGTCACGGCTTTACTTCTAGCCGCAGCTGGACAACCAGTAGTTATGCATGGCGGCGATCGCCTACCAACAAAGTACGGTTTACCCTTGATAGATATTTGGCAGAAATTAGGCGTTGATTGGACTAATTTACCACTGACAAAAACTCAACAAGTATTTGAGCAAACAGGAATTGGCTTTGTTTATACACCTCAGCATTTTCCCTTAACTCAAGCAATTTGGGAATACCGCGATCAACTTGGCAAGCGTCCGCCTTTTGCAACGATGGAATTAATTTGGTGTCCTTATGCTGGGGAAGCTCATATTATTTCTGGATTTGTCCATCCTCCTACAGAAAGTATGTTCCAAGTCGCTTTGGGGTTGCGGGGAGTGACAAAATTTACCTTCGTGAAGGGATTAGAAGGTAGTTGCGATTTACCCCGCGATCGCACTGCAATTATTGCTTTATCTCAAGCACCCCAAGGAATAGAACGGTTGCTGCTCTCACCCCATGATTACGGCTTTATTACTAAAAATGTACCTTTAGGAACTACTGAAGAATTACTAACGCAAATCCAGGAAGTTTTAAGTGGTAAACCCAGTGAATTACTGCAAACCGCCTTGTGGAATGGTGGTTTTTATCTTTGGCGTAGTGGTATTTGTTTGGATATGCGATCGGGTATAGCTAAAGCAGCAGAATTATTAACTAGTGGTGCGGTAGATAAAAAACTCCAAGAACTTAGACAAATAATAAATTCTGCTGACAATACATTGTTTCAGCAAGTGTAA
- a CDS encoding DUF433 domain-containing protein: MTPISNGQSAIVRTERGLTISGTRITLYDVMDHLAMGRPPQLILNWLPLTEEQLDSALIYIERNRAEVESEYQEILKTAEEVQQYWEERNRERFARIAATLPKVGRETLWEKLQAQKARHAAEL; this comes from the coding sequence ATGACTCCAATATCTAATGGTCAGTCAGCTATTGTTCGTACTGAGCGTGGGCTAACAATCTCCGGAACACGCATTACTTTGTACGACGTGATGGATCATCTCGCAATGGGAAGACCACCACAACTCATCTTGAACTGGCTCCCATTGACGGAAGAGCAACTTGATTCAGCGTTAATCTACATCGAGAGAAATCGCGCTGAAGTGGAATCTGAGTATCAAGAAATTTTAAAAACAGCGGAGGAAGTCCAACAATATTGGGAAGAAAGGAATCGAGAACGCTTTGCTCGTATTGCTGCTACTTTGCCTAAAGTTGGTCGAGAAACTCTATGGGAAAAGCTCCAGGCGCAGAAAGCTAGACACGCAGCGGAGTTATGA